Proteins encoded by one window of Cannabis sativa cultivar Pink pepper isolate KNU-18-1 chromosome 4, ASM2916894v1, whole genome shotgun sequence:
- the LOC115712483 gene encoding potassium transporter 5, with product MAPMAGDHKGEDAEVFSNNNEQPIPVPVPMKDRKPSWAKLRRLDSLNLEAGRVSNKPHNHTLGGNWQRTLLLAFQSIGIVYGDIGTSPLYVMSSTFSKGTIHDQDDILGVLSLIIYTIALIPMLKYVFIVLWANDNGDGGTFALYSLLCRYAKVSLVPNYQPEDRELSNYKLETPSNQLKRAHKIKEMLETSKFAKLFLFTVTIMGTSMVIGDGILTPSISVLSAVSGIKSLGQNVVVGISVVILIILFSVQRLGTDKVGSSFAPIIFIWFSLLTGIGLYNLFKHDIGVLRAFNPQYIVEYFKRNGRDGWVSLGGIFLCITGSEAMFADLGHFNIPAIQLSFSGIAFPALLTAYAGQAAYLRKFPHEVEDTFYKSIPGPLYWPVFVVAVAASIIASQAMITGAFSIISQSLSLGCFPRVKVVHTSSKYEGQVYIPEINYLLMIACVIVTAALKTTENIGHAYGIAVVTVMVLTTCFVTLIMLVIWKTSIWLIALFFVVFGFIEIMYMSSVFYKFTQGGYIPLVFSLFLTVVMAIWHYVHKQRYIFELKNKVSTDYLKELAANPNISRVPGMGLLYSELVQGIPPIFTHFINNIPSIHSVLVFVSIKNIPISKVIPEERFLFRQVEPREYRMFRCVVRYGYNDIIGEPKEFELQLVENLKEFIRQQNFLIEATTDDVDTTTTVMPDTSSTAIASNKKTKRASTSTIHIEEGLGATPSIDRVSLASTTPSFNNKSSNSSSRIVSAPLRGAEEEMQFVQQAMDKGVVYLLGEAEVVAAHRSSFLKKMVVNYGYSFLRKNFRQGEKVMSIPSTRLLRVGMTYEI from the exons ATGGCGCCAATGGCAGGAGATCATAAAGGGGAAGATGCAGAAGTATTTAGTAATAATAATGAGCAGCCTATTCCTGTGCCTGTCCCCATGAAAGACCGGAAGCCATCGTGGGCTAAGCTAAGGCGATTGGACTCTCTTAACTTGGAGGCCGGAAGAGTTTCCAATAAGCCCCACAACCACACTTTAGgg GGGAATTGGCAGAGAACGTTGTTGTTAGCGTTTCAGAGCATAGGGATTGTGTACGGAGACATAGGAACTTCCCCACTCTATGTTATGTCCAGCACTTTCAGTAAAGGAACTATTCATGACCAGGATGACATCCTTGGTGTTCTTTCTCTCATCATTTACACCATTGCCCTCATCCCCATGCTTAAATACGTCTTTATTGTCCTTTGGGCAAACGACAACGGTGATG gTGGAACATTTGCACTCTACTCCTTACTATGCCGATATGCAAAGGTGAGCCTCGTTCCAAATTACCAACCAGAGGATAGGGAGCTTTCCAACTACAAGCTTGAAACACCCTCCAACCAATTGAAGCGAGCTCATAAGATTAAGGAAATGTTGGAGACTAGCAAATTCGCTAAGCTCTTTCTGTTCACAGTTACCATCATGGGAACTTCCATGGTGATTGGGGATGGAATTCTCACTCCTTCCATTTCAGTCCTGTCTGCCGTTAGTGGGATCAAATCTCTTGGCCAAAACGTTGTTGTGGGGATCTCAGTAGTGATCTTGATCATTCTGTTTTCGGTTCAACGATTAGGCACAGACAAAGTAGGTTCCTCCTTTGCTCCCATCATCTTCATCTGGTTTTCTCTCCTCACAGGCATAGGTCTTTACAACTTATTCAAGCATGACATCGGTGTGTTACGTGCTTTCAATCCACAATACATAGTTGAATATTTCAAGAGAAATGGAAGAGATGGATGGGTTTCTCTCGGTGGCATTTTTCTGTGCATCACAGGGTCAGAGGCCATGTTCGCTGATCTGGGTCACTTCAACATCCCTGCAATTCAA CTGAGTTTTTCTGGCATAGCTTTTCCTGCCCTACTCACTGCATATGCTGGGCAAGCCGCCTATCTTCGCAAGTTCCCTCATGAGGTGGAGGATACATTTTACAAGTCTATCCCAG GCCCTCTATACTGGCCCGTGTTCGTTGTGGCAGTAGCTGCTTCGATCATAGCTAGCCAGGCTATGATAACTGGAGCATTCTCTATCATCTCCCAGTCTTTAAGTCTAGGGTGTTTTCCCAGAGTCAAAGTGGTGCATACCTCTTCTAAGTACGAGGGTCAAGTCTACATACCGGAAATTAACTACTTGCTCATGATTGCTTGTGTCATAGTCACTGCTGCCTTGAAGACCACAGAAAATATTGGCCACGCATATG GTATCGCAGTGGTTACTGTAATGGTGTTGACCACTTGTTTTGTAACTCTAATAATGCTAGTGATATGGAAGACAAGCATATGGCTAATCGCTCTCTTCTTCGTGGTGTTTGGTTTCATAGAGATTATGTATATGTCATCTGTTTTTTACAAATTCACCCAAGGTGGTTACATTCCCCTGGTTTTTTCTTTGTTCCTTACTGTAGTCATGGCTATTTGGCACTATGTCCACAAGCAAAGATACATTTTCGAGCTCAAGAACAAGGTTTCTACTGACTACCTAAAAGAATTGGCTGCCAACCCCAACATAAGCCGTGTCCCAGGAATGGGACTTCTGTACTCTGAACTTGTACAGGGCATTCCTCCAATCTTTACTCACTTCATTAATAACATTCCCTCCATTCACTCTGTTCTGGTCTTTGTCTCCATCAAGAATATTCCCATCAGCAAAGTTATACCTGAAGAGAGGTTTCTCTTTCGGCAAGTAGAGCCAAGAGAGTATCGCATGTTCCGTTGTGTTGTTAGATATGGCTACAATGACATCATTGGAGAACCTAAGGAGTTTGAGCTCCAATTGGTGGAAAATCTCAAGGAGTTCATCCGGCAACAAAATTTCCTCATTGAAGCTACCACTGATGATGTTGATACTACAACAACTGTTATGCCTGATACATCTAGTACTGCTATAGCGAgcaacaagaaaacaaaaagAGCATCTACATCAACAATTCACATTGAGGAAGGATTGGGAGCAACGCCATCAATTGATCGAGTTTCATTGGCTTCCACCACACCATCATTTAATAATAAGTCCTCAAACTCTTCAAGTCGAATAGTGTCTGCACCCCTACGGGGAGCTGAGGAGGAGATGCAGTTTGTGCAACAAGCAATGGATAAAGGAGTAGTTTATCTCTTGGGAGAGGCAGAAGTGGTGGCTGCTCACAGATCCTCATTTCTAAAGAAAATGGTAGTCAACTATGGCTATAGTTTCTTGAGAAAAAACTTCAGGCAAGGAGAGAAAGTCATGTCAATCCCTTCTACAAGGCTTCTCAGGGTTGGAATGACATATGAGATATGA